DNA sequence from the Desulfovibrionales bacterium genome:
TCAGCGTTCAGCAACAAGGCAAAAAGAGACTTGTTTTGGACCTGAGCTGACAGCTGACCGCTGACAGCTACTGTAAGGAGGGAAAGGAATGGCTTTAGAGATACCAAAGGTTTCTTATTCAGGGAAAATAAGAGAGATTGTTTTGGGTAAGGGGGATAAGGCGATCACGGTAGGTGGTGGGACCTCTTATCCTTTTTATCTTTTTGAGGGCCAGATGCCTTTAAAACCACGTATCGCCATGGAGGTTTATGACAGCCCGCCCGAAGACTGGGCGCCTAAGGCCCTGGAGCCTTTTGCCGACGTGGTTTCAGACCCGGCGGCCTGGGCCAGGAAATGCGCGGATACCTACGGCGCGGAGATGATTGCCCTTCAGTTGGTCAGTACAGACCCCAACGGCGAGAACCGTTCCGCAGAAGAGGCGGCCGCATTGACCAAAAAGGTAGCCGAAGCCGTGGCTGTCCCGCTCATCGTATGGGGATGCAATAATGCGGAGAAAGATATGGAGGTGTTACGAAAGATAGCCGAGGATTGCGCGGGACGGAATTTGATGATCGGCCCGGTGACCGAGGCCAATTATAAACAGATCGGTGCTGTGGCCATTGGATATGAACACACGGTTATTGCCTCGACTCCTATCGATATAAATCTGGCCAAACAGCTCAACATCCTGCTTGGCAACCTGGGTGTGCCGGACGGACGCATCCTCATCGATCCGACCACCGGCGCCCTTGGATACGGATTGGAATATGGCTACTCGGTCATGGAACGTATTCGGATGGCAGCTCTAACCCAGGAAGACGAGCGGTTACAGTTCCCGATGATCTGTAATCTGGGCAAAGAGATATGGAAGACCAAGGAGGCCAAACAGAGCCGGGATGAGGCTCCCAAACTGGGTGATCCGGCAAAGCGGGGTGTGCTTATGGAAGCCGTGACGGCGCAGCTGCTTTTACTGGCCGGGGCGGATATTTTAATCATGAGGCATCCAGAGTCTATTGCGCTTATAAAAGATATGATCAGTGACCTGACAGCCGGATAAGAGATTACAAGATAAACAGGGGGGACTTAAGGTGTCTAAGATTATTTGCTCAGCGGCGATTAGGGGCGCCCACAACATTGTGGAAAAGGCCGAACAGAAGTATCAGGAGGCGCTGGATAAGTGGGGACCGGACCATGCGGTGGGTTTTCCGAATACCGCATACTATCTTCCCATCATATACGGCATTCTCGGAATACCGGTGTCCAAGTTGGGGGATGTAAGACCGGTACTGGAAAAATGCCGATCGTTGCTTCCACCGCTCGTCAGCGAGAAGGTCTGGTTGCCGTATCTGGCTCCGACGCTGGAGGCCGGCATGGCCACCTTCTTCGCCGAGGAGATTATTGAGGCGATTCGGTATCTGGAATACCCGGATTTCTATACGAAACAGGAAGATCCGGTAGACGGCAATATCTGGCTCGGCGCCGCGGATGATATCATTCTGCGCAAGCGGGGCGTAGAGTTTGTCGACGGCACGGCTCCGGGATTCGCGGCCATCCTGGGTGCGCCTCCGACCAAGGAGATCGCTGCCGAGATAGCGAAGGAACTCCAGGAAAAGAATCTGTACGTTTTTATGTGCGCGGAGAACAACGGCGTGAGGATGTCGGAGCAGCTGGTCGAGGCGGGTGTACAGATCGGTTGGCCCACACGGCTTGTCTCTTTCGGGCCCGACTACACGGCCACAGTCTTTGCTATGGGTTTTGCCACCCGCGCCGCCATGTCCTTCGGCGGCATCAAACCGGGTGACTTCCGCGGCAACCTCATCTACAACAAGAACCGTATATTCGCTTTTGCCATGCCCTTGGGGCCGGTGTCCGACGAATGGTACGCCAATGCCGCCGGGGCGATAAACTGGGGCTTCCCCGCCATAGCCGACACCCCGATACCCGAGATCCTGCCCACCGGTATCTGCACATACGAACACGTGGTCAGCAACGTGCCCCACAGTGAGATTGTGCAGCGGGCCGTAGAAGTGAGGGGCTTGAAGGTTACCGTGTCCAAGATAGACATACCGGTATCCTATGGCCCGGCCTTTGAGGGTGAGCGGATCCGGAAAGATGACCTCTATCTGGAATGCGGCGGAGGTAAGACCAAAGGCGTTGAACTGACGGTAAGCCGGGATATGGATGAGGTGGAAGATGGTCATGTGGAGATGATCGGTCCGGATCTGGACCAGATCAAGGATGGTTCGAAGCTTCCCTTCGCCATGCTCATAGAAGTGGCGGGACGCCAGATGCAGGAGGATTTCGAGCCCATTCTGGAGCGGCAGATTCACCATCTGGTCAACTACGCTGAAGGCATCATGCACATCGGGCAGCGCGCCATCATGTGGCTTCGCGTTGGAAAGGCAGCCGTGGGGAAGGGGTTCCGGCTGAAGCACCTGGGAACGATAATGCATGCCAAGTACCACCAGGAATTCGGTGCGATCTGCGACAAGGTGCAGGTCAAGATATACACTGAAGAGGCCAAGGTGGACGAAGTACTGGCGTTGGCACGGAAGGTATACGCGGCACGCGACAAGAGAGTCGATCGCATGACTGACGAGACGGAGGAGACATTCTATTCCTGTACCCTGTGTCAGTCCTTTGCCCCTAGCCATGTCTGCATCATTACCCCGGAGCGGACCGGGATGTGCGGCGCTTATAACTGGCTGGATGGCAAGGCGTCGTATGAGATCAACCCTACCGGCCCCAATCAACCTATTGTCAAGGGGGAATGCATAGATCCGGTCCTTGGCAAATGGAAGGGCACGGATGCATTTATTTTTAAGGCCTCCCGGCAGAAGGTCTCGACGGCCAGCGCTTACAGTCTCGTCCACGATCCGATGACGGCCTGCGGCTGTTTTGAATGCATCGCCACCATCTTACCCCTTTGTAACGGGGTGATGATCGTCAACCGTGATTATCTGGGCATGACGCCGAGTGGTATGAAATTCACCACTATGGCCGGTATGGTGGGCGGCGGGGAGGTTACCCCGGGCTTTTTGGGTGTAAGCAAGCACTATATTGCCAGCCGTAAGTTTATCCTGGCCGAGGGCGGGTTGAAGCGTGTTGTGTGGATGCCGCAGATGTTGAAGAAGGAGTTGGAAGATAAATTAAGAAAGCGGGGAGAAGAACTGGGTATCCCAAACTTGATTGATATGATCGCTGATGAGACAAAGGGTGCTACGGAGGAAGAGCTTCTTCCCTTCCTGGAAGAGGCCGGACATCCGGCGCTCACCATGGAATCTATACTTTAAAAAGACAGCTTTCAGCGCTCAGCTATCAGCGTTCAGCAGAATGAAAAACAGCGGCCTTGGTTGTTTTGCTCTGAAGCTGACGGCTGAAAGCTGAATGCTGAAAGCCGCGAGATAGAAAGGAGATTTTAGAATGGCATTAAGTGGTATAGAGATATTTAAGAAATTACCCAAGAAGAACTGTGGCGAATGCGGGGTTCCCACCTGTCTGGCCTTTGCCATGAAACTGGCTACCGGTCAGGCCGAATTGGCTGCCTGTCCTTATGTCTCGGACGATGTGAGGGCAGAGATAGATGAGGCCTCGGCGCCGCCTATCCGCACCTTGACTATTGGTACGGGAGACCGTGCGGTTAAACTGGGCGGTGAGACGGTGATGTTCAGGCATGAGAAGAGGTTTGAGAACCCTCCGGGTCTGGCCCTTATGCTTTCCGATACCATGGATGACTCCGTAGTAAATGAAAGGCTTTCTAAATTTGGAGACCTGGAATTTGAACGGGTGGGATTGATCCTGCGTCCGCAGATGCTGGCCCTCAAAGAAGAATCCGGAGACGCCGGTAAGTTTGCCGCTTTTGTAAAGCGGGTGATTGATCAGATGGATGCCGCTATTATCCTGATGAGCGATAGGCCGGAGGTTATTTCTGAGGCCCTAAAAGTCAGCAAGGATAAGAAGCCCCTTATCTATGCAGCAACCAAGGATACGGCGGAGGTTATGGGCAGCCTGGCCAAAGAGTCGGCCTGCCCTCTGGCGGTAAAAGGCTCCGGCCTGGATGAGGTCATGGCTGTTACAGATAAGCTTCTGGGGATGGGGCTTAAAGACTTGGTGATAGACAGCCAGCCGGCGAACGTTAAGAAGGCCCTGGAGGATCAGGTAGTCATTCGGCGTTCGGCCTTGGTCAAGAAGGTTAAACAAGTGGGATTCCCTACCATTACCTTCCCTGGCCGGTTGACGGAGAGCAAGATGAAGGAAGCCCTGATCGCCTCGATGCTTATTGCCAAGTATGCAGGGATTATTGTCCTTTCAGAGATGGAAGGCCATAACGTATTTCCACTTCTTCTGGACAGCTTGAATATCTATACCGACCCGCAGCGTCCTATGGCCGTAGAGGAAAAGGTCTATGAGATTGGAGGCCCCAGGGAAGATTCGCCGGTTTTGATCACATCCAATTTCTCTTTGACTTACTTTATCGTTTCCGGCGAAGTGGAGTCCAGCCGGGTGCCGGCCTGGTTGCTGATCAAAGACACAGAAGGTCTGTCCGTCCTCACGGCCTGGGCAGCAGGTAAGTTTGCCGCTGATACCGTAGCTGTGCTTGTCAAGAAGTCCGGCATAGCCGATCGGGTGAAACACCGTAAGCTGGTTATCCCTGGTTACCTTGCGGGCATGAGCGGTGAACTGGAAGAGGAACTGCCGGATTGGCAGATATTGGTTGGCCCCCGTGAGGCGGCCCACCTGTCGGCGTATCTTAAGCAGTGGAGCGCATAAACGACAGACAGTTTCAAGTTCCAATAGTTTCAATAGTTCCAAGACCGATCGTTGTTTTTTCGGTGAACGGTAATCGGAAAACAGTGAACGTCATTTTTGAGTGGAGGATAATATGGCTGTTTGTGTGGCGGAAAACATCAATATTATGTCGAAGACCATCGGTGCGGCTATAAAGGGACGCGATGCCAAGCCGATCCAGGATATGGCCCGGGAGCTCACTAAAGCCGGGGCGGATTATCTTGATCTCAACATCGGTCCGGCCCGTAAGGGCGGCGATGAGACTATGGATTGGCTGGTTAAGACCGTATGTGAGGTGACGGACTTGCCGCTTTCCCTGGATACCAGCAATCCAGCCGCTATTGAGGCCGGTCTAAAGGCCAATCCGGGTAAATCCCTTATAAACTCAATTTCTCTGCAGCCGGAACGGCTGGAGGCCTTTTTGCCTATGGCGGGGAAGTACAATGCCGATATGATCGGCCTTCTCTGGAGTCAGGAAGGTATGCCGCGGGATGCCAATGAGCGGGCGGCCCACTGCGTGGATATTATCTACAAGGCCAATGAGGCCGGTATTCCTACAGAAAAGATATGGATAGACCCCATAGCCACGCCAATAAGCATGGATGTCAACCAGGTGCTGGCCGGCCTGGAATTTATGTCCATGCTTTCGGAGATCGCCCCGGGTGCCAAATCCATCGTCGGCCTTTCCAATATCTCGAACGGGGCTCCGCACGAACTGAGACCTCATATCAACCGTTGTTACCTCGTAATGCTCATGAAATACGGTATTTACTCGGCCATCGTAGATGGTTATGATGTGGAATTGTTAACCATTGCCAAGGGGGGGATGACCGGAATAGTCAATCTCGTACATGGCATGATGGATGGAAATGAGCCTGATCCCAAGGGCCTTGGTCCAAAAGAACTTGAGTACTATAAGACAGCGCGGGTCCTTATGGGAAAGACGCTCTATTCTCACTCCTGGCTGACAGTGTAATTTTTAAAAGCATATACCTGAATAATATTGTACGTATAAGGTATGCCCGAAGTAACCTTAACCATTGATGGCCGAAAAGTAACTGTCGAGAAAGGAACCACCATCCTGGAGGCAGCCCGCAGGGCTGCCATCCAGATTTCCACCCTTTGCTACCTGCCCCAATTCAAAAAACCCCCGGCCTCCTGCCGAATGTGTGTCGTGGAGGTCGAAGGTAAAGACAAACTCATCGCTTCCTGTGCTACTCCGGTCTCTGAGGGCATGGTGGTAGCCACCCATACCGAAAAAGTAAAGACCGCCCGCCGGGTCATCCTGGAACTCCTGTTTTCTGAACATTATGGCGACTGCGTGGCGCCATGTTCTCTGGCCTGCCCCGCCAATATTGATATCCAGGGGTATATTGCCCATATTGCGGCCGGGAGATACCTTGAGGCCCTGGAGCTGATTAAGGAGAAAAATCCCCTGCCCCTTTCGGTAGGGCGGGTCTGCCCCCGATTTTGTGAATCGCGCTGCCGCCGGAATCTTGTAGACGGCAGTGTGGCGATAAACCATCTGAAGAGGTTTGCAGCCGACTATGGACTTGCGCACAAGGAGTCCATTCCCGCGCTTCAGCGACCATCTACCGATCACCGGGTGGCCGTGATCGGAGGCGGGCCGGCCGGGCTGACTGCCGCATACTATCTGGCCCGCAAGGGACACCAGGTGACCATACTCGAGGCCATGCCTGCCTTGGGCGGGATGCTTCGTTACGGCATCCCGGAGTACCGCTTGCCTAAAAAAATATTGGATGCCGAGATACAATTTATCCTTGACTTGGGCGTTGAGGTCAGGATCGGCCGGAGATGGGGCAAGGATTTTTCTCTGGAGAGCCTGAA
Encoded proteins:
- a CDS encoding acetyl-CoA decarbonylase/synthase complex subunit delta, yielding MALEIPKVSYSGKIREIVLGKGDKAITVGGGTSYPFYLFEGQMPLKPRIAMEVYDSPPEDWAPKALEPFADVVSDPAAWARKCADTYGAEMIALQLVSTDPNGENRSAEEAAALTKKVAEAVAVPLIVWGCNNAEKDMEVLRKIAEDCAGRNLMIGPVTEANYKQIGAVAIGYEHTVIASTPIDINLAKQLNILLGNLGVPDGRILIDPTTGALGYGLEYGYSVMERIRMAALTQEDERLQFPMICNLGKEIWKTKEAKQSRDEAPKLGDPAKRGVLMEAVTAQLLLLAGADILIMRHPESIALIKDMISDLTAG
- the acsB gene encoding acetyl-CoA decarbonylase/synthase complex subunit alpha/beta, which codes for MSKIICSAAIRGAHNIVEKAEQKYQEALDKWGPDHAVGFPNTAYYLPIIYGILGIPVSKLGDVRPVLEKCRSLLPPLVSEKVWLPYLAPTLEAGMATFFAEEIIEAIRYLEYPDFYTKQEDPVDGNIWLGAADDIILRKRGVEFVDGTAPGFAAILGAPPTKEIAAEIAKELQEKNLYVFMCAENNGVRMSEQLVEAGVQIGWPTRLVSFGPDYTATVFAMGFATRAAMSFGGIKPGDFRGNLIYNKNRIFAFAMPLGPVSDEWYANAAGAINWGFPAIADTPIPEILPTGICTYEHVVSNVPHSEIVQRAVEVRGLKVTVSKIDIPVSYGPAFEGERIRKDDLYLECGGGKTKGVELTVSRDMDEVEDGHVEMIGPDLDQIKDGSKLPFAMLIEVAGRQMQEDFEPILERQIHHLVNYAEGIMHIGQRAIMWLRVGKAAVGKGFRLKHLGTIMHAKYHQEFGAICDKVQVKIYTEEAKVDEVLALARKVYAARDKRVDRMTDETEETFYSCTLCQSFAPSHVCIITPERTGMCGAYNWLDGKASYEINPTGPNQPIVKGECIDPVLGKWKGTDAFIFKASRQKVSTASAYSLVHDPMTACGCFECIATILPLCNGVMIVNRDYLGMTPSGMKFTTMAGMVGGGEVTPGFLGVSKHYIASRKFILAEGGLKRVVWMPQMLKKELEDKLRKRGEELGIPNLIDMIADETKGATEEELLPFLEEAGHPALTMESIL
- the acsC gene encoding acetyl-CoA decarbonylase/synthase complex subunit gamma is translated as MALSGIEIFKKLPKKNCGECGVPTCLAFAMKLATGQAELAACPYVSDDVRAEIDEASAPPIRTLTIGTGDRAVKLGGETVMFRHEKRFENPPGLALMLSDTMDDSVVNERLSKFGDLEFERVGLILRPQMLALKEESGDAGKFAAFVKRVIDQMDAAIILMSDRPEVISEALKVSKDKKPLIYAATKDTAEVMGSLAKESACPLAVKGSGLDEVMAVTDKLLGMGLKDLVIDSQPANVKKALEDQVVIRRSALVKKVKQVGFPTITFPGRLTESKMKEALIASMLIAKYAGIIVLSEMEGHNVFPLLLDSLNIYTDPQRPMAVEEKVYEIGGPREDSPVLITSNFSLTYFIVSGEVESSRVPAWLLIKDTEGLSVLTAWAAGKFAADTVAVLVKKSGIADRVKHRKLVIPGYLAGMSGELEEELPDWQILVGPREAAHLSAYLKQWSA
- a CDS encoding dihydropteroate synthase; the encoded protein is MEDNMAVCVAENINIMSKTIGAAIKGRDAKPIQDMARELTKAGADYLDLNIGPARKGGDETMDWLVKTVCEVTDLPLSLDTSNPAAIEAGLKANPGKSLINSISLQPERLEAFLPMAGKYNADMIGLLWSQEGMPRDANERAAHCVDIIYKANEAGIPTEKIWIDPIATPISMDVNQVLAGLEFMSMLSEIAPGAKSIVGLSNISNGAPHELRPHINRCYLVMLMKYGIYSAIVDGYDVELLTIAKGGMTGIVNLVHGMMDGNEPDPKGLGPKELEYYKTARVLMGKTLYSHSWLTV